In the genome of Streptomyces aquilus, the window CGGACAGCCCCGCCGACGCCGCTGCCGCCGCCTGGCATCTCGGGCTGCCGGTGGTGGCCAAGTGGAGCCGCCCCTGGCTGCTGCCGACCGGCAGCGGCCTGCGCAGCACGGTCCTGCTGCGCTCCGCGCAGGAGGCCGGCGAGCTGTACCGGCGGTCCGCGGAGGCGGGCAGCCGGCTGCTGCTCCAGGCGTTCCTTCCGCCGGAGCCGGACGGCGACCGCTTCTGCCACGGGTACGCCGACCGCTCGGGCACCGTCCGGGGCGGTGGCGCCGGCGTGAAGCTCCAGTCCTGGCCGCGCGGCGCCGGGTTGACGGCGGTGGGCCGGTGGACGCCGGACCCGGCCGTACAGACGCTCGCCCAGCGCCTCACCGCCGAACTGGGCTACCGCGGCATCTTCGACCTCGACTTCCGCCGCGGCCCCGACGGCCACCCGCACCTCCTCGACTTCAACCCGCGCCCGGGCGCCCAGTTCCGGCTGTTCTGCGACACCGCCGAGCTGGACGTCGTACGCGCCCTGCACCTGGACCTGACCCACCGTCCGCTGCCGGACGGGGTGCCGCGGTCCGGGCGGGAGTTCGTGGTGGAGAACTACGCCCCGCTGACCGCCCTGCGCCGGGCGCCCGACGGCCGGGAGCCGGCCTGGTACGCCGCGGACGACCGGCGGCCGGGACTGGCGATGTGGGGGTGGTGGGCCCGGCACGTGTCCCGGCGGGTCCTGGAGCGGTTGCGCGGGCTGTACGCGCCGCCCGGTGAACGGGCGGGCGCGCGGGTGGTGCGCCAGGGATCCGCGCCGGACCTGACCGGCCTGACGGACGACGAGAAAGCGAGCAGCCGCTGATGTACGACCTGCTGGTGGTGGGCGCGGGCCCGTACGGTCTGTCGATCGCGTCCCACGCCGCGGCCGCCGGACTGCGGGTGGCCGTCTTCGGACGGCCCATGTCGTCCTGGCGCGATCACATGCCCCGCGGGATGTTCCTGAAGTCGGAGCCGTGGGCGTCCCACCTCTCCGACCCCGAGCACCGCCGGCGCCTCGACGTCTACTGCGCCGAGCAGGGTCTGACGGCCCGGCACGGCGAGCCGATCCCGGTGGAGGTGTTCGCCGAGTACGGCCTGTGGTTCGCCCGCACCGCCGTTCCCGGGGTGGACGAGCGGATGGTGACCCGGGTGGTCCGGTGCGCGGGCGGCTTCGAGGCGGTGACGGACGACGGGGAGGTGGTGTCCGCCCGTACGGTCGCCCTCGCGGTCGGCGTCATGCCGTTCGTCGAGATCCCCGCCTCCCTCACCGGCCTCGACGCCTCCCTCGTGACGCACAGCAGCCACCACGGCGACCTCGACCGCTTCCTCGGACGGGACGTCACCGTGGTCGGCGGCGGTCAGGCGGCGCTGGAGACGGCGGCGCTGCTCGCCGAACAGGGCACGCGGGTACGGGTGCTGGCCCGCGTCGGCGAGCTGCGCTGGAACGACGTGCCGCCGCCCTGGGAGCGCCCGTGGTGGCGGTCGGCCCGCTCCCCGCTCAGCGGCCTGGGCTGCGGCTGGCGGAACTGGTTCTACGCCGAGCGGCCCGGCCTCTTCCGCCGCCTCCCGGAGCCGACCCGGACGAGGATCGCGGCGACGGCGCTGGGCCCGGCGGGCGCGTGGTGGGTGCGGGGCCGGTTCGAACCGGCGGTGGAGGTGCGCCTGGGCCACGAGGTGGCGGCGGCGCGGGCGGTGCCGGGCGGACTGCGCCTGGACCTGACGGACGGCACGGGCTCCGCGCACATCCTGGAGACCGAACATGTCATCGCCGCCACGGGTTTCAAGGCGACCACCGACCGCCTCACCCTTCTCTCCGCCGACCTGCGCACCACCCTGGCCACGGCCGCCGACGGCTCCCCCGAGGTCACCCGGGACTTCGAGTCCCCCTCCCACCCGGGCCTGTTCCTGGCCGGCCTGACAACGGCCTCCGCCTTCGGCCCGGCCATGCGCTTCGTGTACGGCGCGACCTACACGGCGGACGCACTCGTACGAGGGGTACGGCGCCGTCTGCGAGCGGGCCCGGCCCTGATCCCGGCACCGGGCAGGCGCGGGACGCCGGAGACGGCACGGCGGTGAAGGGGCGCGGGTGCCGGACACGGGGTCCGGCACCCGGCGCGTCAGCGGTGGGACGCGTTCCTGCCCCGGCGGTACAGGACGGCCCCGGCCGCGATCAGGGCGACGCTGGCACCGGACGCGGCGAGCAGGGCCTCGCTGCTGCTGCCGGTGTCGGGGAGGTGGGGCGGCGGACTTTGGTGCCCGGGGGACGAGGGCTGGCCACCGCCCGTGGGGGGCGTCTGCGTCGGGCTGGTCGACGGCTGGCCACCACCGGTCGACGGGGTCTGCGTCGGCGTGGGCGTCGGCTGCTCACCACCCGTGGGCGGTGTGTGCGTCGGCGTGGGCGTCGGCGTCGGCGTCGGGTGACCACCACCGTTCGGCGGCGTCGGCGTCGGATGGCCACCGCCGTTCGGCGGCGTGGGGGTGGGATGCCCACCACCGTTCGGCGGCGTGGGAGTGGGCGTGTCCTCCCCGCCGTACGGCGGGGGCGTGTGCCCGGAACCGTAGCCGGAGTCGCCGCCGCCGTACGGTTCCCCGTACGAACCGCCCTTGGACGAACCCGAGTCGTTGGCACAGGAGTTGCCGAACGCGGGGTTCAACAGGGCGATGACGTCGACCGAGTTGCCGCAGGCGTTGACCGGTGCGTCGACCGGGACCTGGACGTTGTTGCCGGACAGGACTCCGGGCGAACCCTTGGTCGCCCCGCTCGCG includes:
- a CDS encoding ATP-grasp domain-containing protein, which translates into the protein MSLFDTRVPAVLLRIDRNPFHHGTLGAVRSLGRAGVEVHVIADSTGSPVSRSRFVRQMHPPPPPGAPAADIAVALRRIAARVARPAVLIPMDDASAVAVSRLRAELAPSYLLPATPGPLAERVADKAELAALCASVDVPHPLTLIPDSPADAAAAAWHLGLPVVAKWSRPWLLPTGSGLRSTVLLRSAQEAGELYRRSAEAGSRLLLQAFLPPEPDGDRFCHGYADRSGTVRGGGAGVKLQSWPRGAGLTAVGRWTPDPAVQTLAQRLTAELGYRGIFDLDFRRGPDGHPHLLDFNPRPGAQFRLFCDTAELDVVRALHLDLTHRPLPDGVPRSGREFVVENYAPLTALRRAPDGREPAWYAADDRRPGLAMWGWWARHVSRRVLERLRGLYAPPGERAGARVVRQGSAPDLTGLTDDEKASSR
- a CDS encoding chaplin produces the protein MRQTLSRGMVAAAAATSILSLCGSSPVHADSDASGATKGSPGVLSGNNVQVPVDAPVNACGNSVDVIALLNPAFGNSCANDSGSSKGGSYGEPYGGGDSGYGSGHTPPPYGGEDTPTPTPPNGGGHPTPTPPNGGGHPTPTPPNGGGHPTPTPTPTPTHTPPTGGEQPTPTPTQTPSTGGGQPSTSPTQTPPTGGGQPSSPGHQSPPPHLPDTGSSSEALLAASGASVALIAAGAVLYRRGRNASHR
- a CDS encoding NAD(P)-binding domain-containing protein; its protein translation is MYDLLVVGAGPYGLSIASHAAAAGLRVAVFGRPMSSWRDHMPRGMFLKSEPWASHLSDPEHRRRLDVYCAEQGLTARHGEPIPVEVFAEYGLWFARTAVPGVDERMVTRVVRCAGGFEAVTDDGEVVSARTVALAVGVMPFVEIPASLTGLDASLVTHSSHHGDLDRFLGRDVTVVGGGQAALETAALLAEQGTRVRVLARVGELRWNDVPPPWERPWWRSARSPLSGLGCGWRNWFYAERPGLFRRLPEPTRTRIAATALGPAGAWWVRGRFEPAVEVRLGHEVAAARAVPGGLRLDLTDGTGSAHILETEHVIAATGFKATTDRLTLLSADLRTTLATAADGSPEVTRDFESPSHPGLFLAGLTTASAFGPAMRFVYGATYTADALVRGVRRRLRAGPALIPAPGRRGTPETARR